Proteins encoded together in one Chitinophaga varians window:
- a CDS encoding TetR/AcrR family transcriptional regulator yields the protein MNKAARTRQFIIETAAPIFNQKGVAGTAISDIMEATRLAKGGLYGNFSSKEEMVAEVFDYIAEQEKQRLKTVTGPEPTALAKFEALFSYYARYPLNRSIAGGCPMLNFGVEADDTNPVLKRKVQELVQYFQERIRLLVQLGKKNGEFKKDWDEDKFAVLMFSMLEGAIFVTGIMNSNSQMLVVIDFLRKEIKRHCK from the coding sequence ATGAACAAAGCAGCGAGAACGAGGCAGTTTATCATTGAAACAGCGGCGCCCATTTTTAACCAGAAAGGTGTAGCGGGCACGGCTATCAGCGATATCATGGAAGCTACGCGGCTGGCTAAAGGCGGCCTGTATGGCAACTTTTCCTCGAAAGAGGAAATGGTGGCGGAAGTATTTGATTACATCGCGGAGCAGGAAAAGCAAAGGCTCAAAACGGTCACCGGCCCGGAGCCTACGGCCCTGGCCAAGTTTGAGGCCCTGTTCTCGTACTATGCGCGTTACCCGCTCAATCGTAGTATTGCCGGTGGCTGTCCCATGCTCAATTTCGGCGTGGAAGCAGATGATACTAACCCGGTCCTGAAAAGGAAAGTGCAGGAACTGGTGCAGTATTTCCAGGAGCGCATCCGGCTGCTGGTGCAGCTGGGCAAGAAAAACGGGGAATTTAAAAAAGACTGGGATGAAGATAAGTTTGCCGTGTTGATGTTCTCTATGCTGGAAGGCGCCATTTTTGTCACCGGTATCATGAACAGCAACAGCCAGATGCTGGTGGTCATAGATTTTTTAAGAAAGGAAATCAAACGTCACTGTAAATGA
- a CDS encoding alpha/beta hydrolase: MQHQVLPLSLRMTAFLLSGMSKPFPGLTARLFYRLYCTPPGTKVRSSHLELRNSAQLNQLTVTRYPFDERPMTITTYRWGSADKKILLLHGWGGSPFHFKKLIDTLLRQGYEVIAYDAPAHGDSDGKRTNLVQWSHVLEQVIVREGPLYAIIGHSLGGLNAALTLSRRTVQVPRLVMLSCALSAPVFFNEALQLFRIHPVVMPPLRQLIHQRLREDLEELDLHRYINQIKAEKIFFAYDTTDTLVDEKEVTAYVEQYPSIHAMRITGEGHFRIMRQEPVIREVMQFLEK, translated from the coding sequence ATGCAACACCAGGTTTTACCGCTGTCACTGCGGATGACAGCCTTCCTGCTATCCGGTATGAGTAAACCCTTTCCGGGGCTTACCGCCCGCCTGTTCTATCGCCTGTACTGTACACCGCCAGGCACTAAAGTGCGCTCATCTCATCTGGAACTGCGTAATTCGGCACAACTAAACCAACTGACCGTTACCCGTTATCCTTTTGATGAACGGCCTATGACCATCACTACCTATCGCTGGGGAAGTGCTGATAAAAAAATATTGCTGCTGCATGGCTGGGGCGGCAGCCCGTTCCACTTCAAAAAACTGATAGACACACTGCTCCGGCAGGGATATGAGGTGATTGCCTATGATGCGCCCGCACATGGCGATTCAGACGGTAAACGGACCAACCTGGTACAATGGAGCCACGTGCTGGAACAGGTGATCGTCCGGGAAGGTCCGCTGTACGCCATTATCGGACACTCACTGGGAGGGCTAAACGCTGCGCTGACACTCTCCCGCAGAACGGTGCAGGTGCCGCGGCTGGTCATGCTCAGTTGTGCCCTGAGCGCGCCCGTGTTTTTTAACGAGGCCCTGCAATTGTTCCGGATACATCCCGTCGTAATGCCGCCACTGCGGCAACTGATACATCAACGGCTACGGGAAGATCTGGAAGAGCTGGACCTCCACCGCTATATCAATCAGATCAAGGCAGAGAAAATATTTTTTGCTTACGACACCACAGACACGCTGGTGGACGAGAAGGAAGTCACCGCCTATGTGGAGCAGTATCCGTCCATTCACGCCATGCGCATCACCGGCGAAGGACATTTCCGTATCATGCGCCAGGAGCCGGTGATCAGGGAAGTCATGCAGTTCCTCGAAAAATAA
- a CDS encoding DUF4407 domain-containing protein: protein MLKKDLHSKDEVKPLPAPDGITRFLWWLAAADADILAECRTERERYRIIGLSVFVTWMFATLAWGYFFSTIVKDDMIVLALALFFGFAILSIDRTLIAAMSRGNGNMRFMPVAFRLLLAVTIGLFISQPVVLMLFKKDITAQLELSKQTKLDAYRKKLTAMNAGQRAELQQSLDRGRQQLQQKESELKFYKDAYIKETDGTGGSGRIGESSIAKVKKSAYMKSEEELALMKHEWEPKEQQLQVQVAAMHSADSLKETIYQGTLTDGFLAQIEALHELTDEHPALQQRYRLIVFIITLIEIMPLLSKVLMPKGEYEERLASATTQSTAAARLETEAGKELLQHYQEAALTADKEIVDEVFESTRELRREEAAAIVKDWQRRENRQYRHLWQQIKDLLLGRIS from the coding sequence ATGTTAAAGAAAGATCTCCATTCGAAAGACGAAGTAAAGCCGCTGCCGGCGCCAGACGGCATCACCCGGTTCCTGTGGTGGCTGGCGGCCGCTGATGCTGATATCCTGGCAGAATGCCGTACAGAAAGAGAGCGGTACCGTATCATCGGCCTCTCCGTATTCGTGACCTGGATGTTTGCCACACTGGCATGGGGATATTTTTTCTCCACTATCGTGAAAGATGATATGATCGTGCTGGCGTTGGCGTTATTCTTCGGTTTCGCCATCCTGTCCATCGACAGGACCCTGATAGCAGCCATGTCCCGGGGTAACGGTAATATGCGGTTTATGCCGGTGGCATTTCGTTTATTGCTGGCCGTTACCATCGGGCTTTTTATATCCCAGCCGGTAGTGCTGATGTTGTTTAAGAAAGATATTACGGCCCAACTGGAGCTGAGCAAACAAACCAAGCTCGATGCCTATCGTAAAAAACTGACGGCCATGAATGCCGGTCAGCGGGCGGAACTGCAACAGTCGCTGGACCGCGGCCGGCAGCAGCTGCAACAAAAAGAAAGCGAACTGAAATTTTATAAAGACGCCTACATCAAGGAAACAGATGGTACCGGCGGCTCTGGCAGGATAGGGGAGTCTTCTATCGCCAAGGTAAAAAAATCGGCCTACATGAAGTCAGAAGAAGAGCTGGCCCTCATGAAACACGAATGGGAGCCGAAGGAACAACAGTTGCAGGTGCAGGTGGCCGCCATGCACAGCGCCGACAGCCTGAAAGAAACCATCTACCAGGGTACGCTGACAGATGGTTTCCTGGCGCAGATAGAAGCCCTGCACGAGCTGACGGATGAACACCCCGCCCTGCAGCAACGGTACCGGCTCATCGTATTTATCATCACGCTGATAGAAATTATGCCACTGCTCAGCAAGGTACTGATGCCTAAAGGCGAATACGAAGAAAGGCTGGCCAGCGCCACTACGCAGAGCACCGCTGCCGCCAGGCTGGAAACGGAAGCCGGCAAAGAGCTGTTGCAGCATTACCAGGAGGCCGCGCTGACAGCTGACAAGGAAATTGTGGACGAAGTGTTTGAAAGTACCCGGGAACTGCGCCGCGAAGAAGCTGCGGCCATCGTAAAGGACTGGCAACGCCGGGAAAACCGGCAGTACCGCCACTTGTGGCAACAGATAAAGGACCTGTTGCTCGGTAGAATTTCGTAA
- a CDS encoding gamma-glutamyltransferase family protein, with protein sequence MRHLLLWLAAGLIWTGVQAQQTQKPPLHGKNWMAVTGKPLAATAGAMIFQRGGNAVDAACAMLAATCTMWDVLSWGGETQALIYNPKTGKVIAINALGVAPTGATPEFFKSKGYDFPPEYGPLAAVTPGTAGGLCYMLAQYGTMSLKEVLAPAMDMASGYPIEAQTANSIERGKKYIQQWPYSKAVFLTHPGEKREAPEAGEMFVQKDLLATLTKMVEAEQEALKKHKNRKEAIMAAYDRFYKGDIAKEFVRGCQEQGGLITLEDLARWKPIEETPLHVNYRGIDVYKLQEWTQGPMLLQSLNILENFDLKAMGYNSPQYIHTLYQTMNLTFADRDFYYGDPYFNKNRAIEGLLHKDYAKARAKQILPDRNDAAAGPGDPYPYIGKTNPYLHFLEERKGYMDTTNGRKPGGFVPKHDATTFRAGTDQLYAQQAADSAYHDRLWRGTTSVEAADKDGWVVSITPSGGWLPACIAGRTGIGMSQRLQSFVLDSAICPFNVIAPGKRPRVTLTPSMALKDGKPFLSFAVQGGDTQDQNLLQFFLNVVDFGMTVQQATEAANINTNQLWLSLGGSKVSDRMPRPGSLLLNSNTPEKTRSILEGMGYHLSFEQRTSGPINAIYLDRKHGTLWGGSSNHGEDYGIGW encoded by the coding sequence ATGAGACATCTTCTTTTATGGCTGGCCGCCGGCCTTATCTGGACCGGCGTACAGGCGCAACAAACGCAGAAGCCGCCACTACACGGAAAAAACTGGATGGCCGTTACCGGTAAACCGCTGGCCGCCACTGCCGGCGCCATGATCTTCCAGCGGGGCGGTAACGCCGTAGACGCCGCCTGCGCCATGCTGGCAGCTACCTGTACCATGTGGGACGTATTAAGCTGGGGTGGAGAAACACAGGCATTGATCTACAATCCCAAAACCGGGAAGGTGATAGCCATCAATGCGCTGGGCGTAGCGCCCACCGGCGCCACACCGGAATTTTTCAAATCGAAAGGATATGATTTTCCACCGGAATACGGTCCGCTGGCGGCTGTTACCCCCGGCACCGCAGGCGGTCTATGTTATATGCTGGCACAATATGGCACCATGAGCCTCAAAGAAGTGCTGGCCCCCGCTATGGACATGGCTTCCGGCTATCCCATAGAAGCACAGACGGCCAACAGCATAGAACGCGGCAAAAAATATATCCAGCAATGGCCTTACAGCAAAGCCGTCTTCCTGACACATCCCGGTGAAAAAAGAGAAGCCCCCGAAGCAGGGGAAATGTTCGTTCAGAAAGACCTGCTGGCCACACTCACCAAAATGGTGGAAGCCGAACAGGAAGCACTGAAAAAACATAAAAACCGCAAAGAAGCCATCATGGCGGCATATGACCGGTTCTACAAAGGAGATATCGCGAAGGAGTTTGTACGCGGCTGCCAGGAACAGGGCGGCCTTATCACCCTCGAAGACCTGGCACGCTGGAAACCGATAGAAGAAACACCGCTGCATGTCAACTATCGCGGCATTGACGTATACAAATTGCAGGAATGGACACAAGGACCGATGTTGCTGCAAAGCCTCAATATCCTCGAGAACTTCGACCTCAAAGCAATGGGCTATAATTCTCCGCAATACATCCATACGCTTTACCAGACGATGAACCTCACTTTTGCGGACCGCGATTTTTATTATGGCGACCCATATTTCAATAAGAACAGGGCTATCGAAGGACTGCTGCATAAAGACTATGCAAAAGCGCGGGCCAAACAAATACTGCCTGACCGCAACGATGCTGCCGCCGGTCCGGGCGATCCGTATCCTTATATCGGTAAAACCAACCCCTATCTGCATTTCCTCGAAGAACGCAAAGGTTACATGGACACCACCAACGGCCGCAAGCCCGGTGGTTTTGTGCCCAAACACGATGCTACCACTTTCAGGGCCGGAACAGACCAGCTGTACGCACAACAGGCGGCAGACAGTGCCTACCACGACCGCCTGTGGCGCGGCACCACCAGCGTGGAAGCAGCCGACAAAGACGGATGGGTGGTATCTATTACGCCCAGCGGTGGCTGGCTGCCCGCATGCATCGCAGGCCGTACCGGTATCGGCATGAGCCAGCGCCTGCAGAGCTTTGTGCTGGATTCCGCCATCTGCCCGTTTAACGTGATAGCACCCGGCAAAAGGCCACGCGTTACCCTTACGCCGTCCATGGCGTTGAAAGACGGTAAACCGTTCCTCTCCTTTGCCGTACAGGGCGGCGATACGCAGGACCAGAACCTGTTACAGTTCTTCCTGAATGTCGTGGATTTTGGCATGACCGTGCAGCAGGCCACTGAAGCGGCCAATATCAATACCAACCAGTTATGGCTGTCACTCGGCGGCAGTAAGGTCAGCGATCGTATGCCGCGGCCGGGAAGCCTTTTGCTCAACAGCAATACGCCCGAAAAAACGCGCAGCATACTGGAAGGCATGGGATATCACCTCAGTTTTGAACAACGTACCAGTGGTCCCATCAATGCTATTTACCTGGACCGCAAGCATGGCACCCTGTGGGGAGGCAGCAGCAACCATGGAGAAGATTATGGAATAGGCTGGTAA
- a CDS encoding epoxide hydrolase family protein — protein sequence MKSFKIDVPQEVLNDLSVRLKQTRWTDEPENAGWNYGTNPGYLRELVNYWQTAYDWRTHEAEINKFPQYKTEIDGTTIHFIYVKGHGKKTSPLILSHGWPDSFYRFIKIIPMLTGAPDSDHAYDLVIPSIPGFGFSEQTALNSDKTAILFNKLMTEVLGYSSYFAAGGDMGTLITKSLAVQFPDKVKAIHLTDVGYPEGHEDWSTMTPAEQAFGQQIQHWFFTEGAFNMIQSTKPQTLGYALNDSPVGLASWIIEKFYAWSDNGGNLENSFTKDELITNIMIYWVSQSINSTIRTYAENARATYMGGLQSSQKVEVPTGVSLFPKEAQFPLEWAQRKANVVSFNVMNKGGHFAAMEQPEVYAGELARYFGETITGKHPAMATTA from the coding sequence ATGAAATCCTTTAAGATCGACGTACCGCAAGAAGTATTAAACGATTTATCTGTAAGATTAAAGCAGACCAGATGGACGGATGAACCTGAAAATGCCGGCTGGAATTACGGCACCAACCCCGGGTACTTACGTGAACTGGTGAACTATTGGCAGACAGCGTACGATTGGAGGACCCATGAAGCGGAGATCAACAAATTCCCTCAATACAAAACCGAGATCGACGGGACCACCATTCATTTTATCTATGTAAAAGGCCATGGAAAAAAGACGTCCCCTCTCATCCTGAGCCATGGGTGGCCCGACTCCTTCTACCGGTTTATCAAGATCATTCCTATGCTGACCGGGGCACCAGACAGCGACCACGCTTATGACCTGGTAATCCCTTCCATACCCGGTTTTGGCTTCTCTGAGCAAACGGCTTTAAATTCCGATAAGACAGCTATCCTGTTTAATAAGCTGATGACGGAAGTATTGGGCTATTCCAGCTATTTTGCCGCAGGGGGGGATATGGGCACTTTGATTACAAAATCGCTCGCGGTGCAATTCCCAGACAAGGTGAAAGCAATTCATCTGACGGATGTTGGCTATCCTGAAGGCCACGAAGACTGGAGCACAATGACTCCCGCAGAACAGGCGTTCGGACAGCAAATACAACATTGGTTCTTTACAGAAGGGGCGTTTAATATGATCCAGTCAACCAAACCGCAAACCCTCGGTTATGCCCTCAACGATAGCCCGGTTGGCCTGGCATCGTGGATAATTGAAAAATTTTATGCCTGGAGTGACAACGGCGGCAATCTGGAAAACAGTTTCACAAAAGATGAATTGATTACCAACATCATGATTTACTGGGTAAGCCAATCGATCAATTCAACGATAAGGACATATGCCGAAAATGCACGCGCGACATATATGGGCGGGTTACAATCTTCCCAAAAGGTGGAGGTACCAACAGGAGTATCCCTTTTTCCAAAAGAAGCCCAGTTCCCACTGGAATGGGCACAAAGGAAGGCAAATGTCGTAAGCTTTAATGTAATGAATAAGGGAGGTCATTTTGCTGCCATGGAACAGCCGGAAGTTTATGCCGGAGAGCTTGCCCGGTACTTTGGGGAAACTATAACCGGAAAACATCCAGCCATGGCAACAACGGCCTGA
- a CDS encoding Dabb family protein, producing the protein MKTSNRRKFLGTAAALCAGSAAAAMPLPAGNRKFPIVHHVFFWLKNPGSTADRDKLVEGIKTLSGIPAVGQLHVGIVAGTEKRDVVDASWAVSELIFFRDLASQAAYQTHPIHLDFVKNYSSLWEKVVVYDMQEV; encoded by the coding sequence ATGAAAACATCCAACAGAAGAAAATTTCTCGGCACCGCCGCAGCCTTATGTGCAGGCAGCGCCGCAGCCGCTATGCCACTGCCCGCCGGCAACCGTAAATTCCCTATTGTACACCATGTGTTTTTCTGGCTGAAAAACCCCGGGTCTACTGCTGACCGCGATAAACTGGTAGAAGGCATTAAAACGCTCTCCGGTATTCCAGCTGTAGGCCAACTGCATGTGGGTATTGTTGCCGGCACGGAAAAACGGGACGTGGTAGATGCCAGCTGGGCCGTATCTGAACTGATTTTCTTCCGGGACCTGGCCTCGCAGGCCGCATATCAGACCCATCCCATTCACCTCGATTTCGTTAAAAACTACAGTTCACTGTGGGAAAAGGTGGTTGTATACGATATGCAGGAAGTATAA
- a CDS encoding DinB family protein, giving the protein MATEYWMQGPVAGIPALLQPVAHALLQARAEINALMNGFPEDRLWEQPAGVAAPGFHLQHLRGVLDRLFTYARGEFLSPQQLEELAAEGKPAATATVLLEAFSQQVDKALAQLSQTDPATLNDFRGVGRKQLPSTVQGLLFHAAEHTMRHTGQLLVTVRILGSS; this is encoded by the coding sequence ATGGCAACAGAATACTGGATGCAGGGACCTGTAGCGGGCATCCCTGCTCTGCTGCAACCGGTGGCCCATGCGCTGTTACAGGCACGGGCCGAAATCAACGCGCTGATGAACGGCTTCCCCGAAGACCGGCTGTGGGAACAGCCCGCGGGGGTGGCTGCTCCCGGCTTTCACCTGCAACACCTGCGGGGCGTGCTGGACAGACTCTTCACCTATGCCCGGGGAGAATTCCTGTCACCACAACAACTGGAGGAACTGGCCGCAGAAGGTAAGCCCGCCGCTACGGCTACAGTCCTGCTGGAAGCATTCAGCCAGCAGGTGGACAAAGCGCTGGCACAGCTGTCGCAGACAGATCCCGCCACACTGAATGATTTCAGGGGCGTAGGCCGCAAACAGCTGCCGTCTACGGTACAGGGACTGCTGTTCCATGCCGCGGAGCATACGATGCGGCATACGGGGCAGTTATTGGTGACGGTAAGAATCCTTGGTTCTTCTTAG
- a CDS encoding helix-turn-helix domain-containing protein, with translation MMQVQQHIPKYPLCNFIQHIVYVSGALPIPYLRELPQGGINLVIELNENAVNTVYPEIMMGSKKVVKNAWISGTQKQAIMYKNNPNSTIMGIRFTAGGFFSLTRIPVAVLDKVGIEAEEVFGSSFMRLHEQLLNASSFAERVAMIERYFLQYSVEENMGDHIVKFINQHIDKPLDWLIQKSGYSQKHVIHLLKTYTGFSPKYLQRIHRLNQVVTEIQRNKDHIDWFAIIHRYGYFDQAHFIKDFSHFTGLKPMEYLGSQLALDANKLVPDVILQIPDDGGTE, from the coding sequence ATGATGCAGGTACAACAGCATATCCCAAAATATCCGCTATGCAACTTTATTCAACACATCGTTTACGTAAGCGGCGCATTACCGATCCCTTACCTGCGGGAACTACCGCAGGGGGGGATAAATCTGGTGATTGAGCTGAATGAAAATGCTGTAAATACTGTCTATCCGGAAATAATGATGGGCAGTAAGAAGGTGGTAAAGAATGCCTGGATCTCCGGCACGCAGAAACAGGCCATTATGTACAAAAACAATCCGAATTCTACTATCATGGGGATCCGCTTTACGGCCGGTGGTTTTTTTTCGCTGACCAGGATCCCTGTAGCAGTATTGGATAAGGTGGGTATTGAAGCAGAAGAGGTTTTCGGAAGTTCCTTTATGCGGTTACATGAACAATTGCTCAATGCCAGTTCCTTTGCTGAAAGAGTTGCAATGATTGAGCGCTATTTTTTACAATATTCGGTGGAGGAGAATATGGGCGATCATATTGTGAAATTTATAAACCAGCATATAGACAAGCCTCTCGACTGGTTAATACAAAAATCGGGTTATTCACAAAAACATGTCATACATCTGCTTAAAACATATACCGGCTTTTCCCCCAAATACCTGCAAAGGATCCATCGATTAAATCAGGTGGTGACAGAAATTCAAAGGAATAAAGACCATATTGACTGGTTTGCCATCATTCATCGGTATGGCTATTTTGATCAGGCCCATTTTATAAAGGACTTCTCCCATTTTACAGGTTTAAAACCAATGGAATATCTGGGATCGCAATTGGCATTGGACGCAAATAAGCTGGTCCCCGATGTGATTCTGCAAATTCCTGATGACGGTGGTACGGAGTGA
- a CDS encoding LytR/AlgR family response regulator transcription factor, whose product MKLAAIAIDDEPVALAVIKNHAAMVPFLEMKGYFTNAYEAMEFLSREKVDLLFLDIKMPDISGLDFISSLPQPPMTIFTTAYSEHAVKSFELDAVDYLLKPFSLIRFIKACNKAHSLWQLKQKNPPQAKEAPAYIFLKSGYEQFKIMLEDILYLESAGNYVNFILKDRRLISRLSMQEAMDLLPTALFTRVHRSYIVANDKVERADRTSLYIRNVAIPIGAAYGTAVDNILGATGR is encoded by the coding sequence ATGAAGCTTGCCGCCATTGCAATTGATGATGAACCAGTGGCCCTGGCCGTGATAAAAAATCACGCTGCCATGGTGCCCTTCCTGGAAATGAAAGGCTATTTTACCAACGCTTATGAAGCGATGGAGTTTCTGAGCAGAGAGAAGGTAGACCTGCTTTTCCTCGATATAAAAATGCCTGATATCTCCGGACTGGATTTTATTTCCAGTCTGCCGCAGCCGCCTATGACCATCTTTACCACCGCCTACTCCGAACATGCGGTTAAAAGTTTTGAGCTGGACGCGGTAGATTATCTGCTGAAACCTTTTTCGCTTATCCGTTTTATCAAAGCGTGCAACAAGGCCCACAGCCTCTGGCAGCTGAAGCAAAAGAACCCGCCTCAGGCAAAAGAAGCGCCGGCCTATATCTTTCTCAAAAGCGGATACGAACAGTTTAAGATAATGCTGGAAGATATCTTATATCTGGAGAGCGCCGGCAATTATGTAAATTTTATCCTGAAAGACCGTCGCCTGATCTCCCGCCTGTCTATGCAGGAGGCGATGGACCTTTTGCCAACTGCCCTTTTCACCCGTGTCCACCGTTCTTATATTGTGGCCAATGATAAGGTAGAACGTGCTGACCGTACTTCACTGTACATCCGCAATGTGGCCATTCCCATTGGGGCGGCTTATGGCACTGCTGTGGATAACATACTGGGCGCCACCGGCCGTTAA
- a CDS encoding sensor histidine kinase has protein sequence MDQYRKLEFGLASGLALLLLFGLLYPSVIYNVFELQQIYGRKFARYDQVFDYYIHYLLPSMARIVLVYVSFLAVNFVIVPRFLEQKRWWGGISLLALTGLIFFLGMMIAGSYYNGYLFGVYSTVQGAHTHFAKSAFITMIFSGVLYVVYYFLKQTYFNYLHERILLNPHYRKIAREVLIISGILLAIMALVFSDSRDAFWLMFYFGPIIISVAFILYYKIIPDFKLVHHNQRVMIRDVALLVLGTNFLMGLIIRAIRHGGAGTFVPLIVFGVLICIGIVLPVTWFLYMSRQKQVTTVKKLQTALGHSAANLDFLRAQINPHFLFNALNTLYGTALQEEAPRTSEGIQKLGDMMRFMLHDNHLTKIPLDKEVAYLQNYIDLQRLRVMSSPDILIEVNIDDSQCQHEIAPMLLIPFVENAFKHGISLRNRSRIVISLSCNSEQLFFDVYNSVHQRPENDPERDSMGIGLNNVKERLALLYPNRHELSIRHTTTEFFVHLTIDVKD, from the coding sequence ATGGACCAGTACAGGAAATTAGAGTTTGGTTTGGCATCAGGGTTGGCCCTGCTGCTTTTGTTTGGCCTGCTCTATCCCAGTGTTATCTACAATGTGTTTGAGTTACAGCAAATCTATGGACGAAAATTCGCCCGGTACGATCAGGTGTTTGACTATTATATCCATTACCTGCTGCCGTCTATGGCGCGTATTGTGCTGGTGTATGTCAGTTTCCTGGCGGTAAATTTTGTGATCGTTCCCCGTTTCCTGGAGCAGAAAAGATGGTGGGGCGGTATTTCCCTGCTGGCGCTGACAGGATTAATATTTTTCCTGGGGATGATGATCGCCGGGTCTTATTACAACGGATACCTGTTCGGTGTGTATAGCACGGTACAGGGAGCTCATACACATTTTGCGAAATCGGCTTTCATTACCATGATCTTCAGCGGGGTGTTATATGTCGTGTATTATTTTCTGAAGCAGACCTATTTTAACTATCTGCATGAGCGCATACTTCTCAATCCCCACTACCGGAAAATAGCCCGTGAGGTGTTGATCATCTCCGGTATACTGCTGGCCATTATGGCGCTTGTTTTCAGTGATTCCAGGGATGCTTTCTGGTTGATGTTCTACTTCGGGCCCATTATCATTAGTGTTGCTTTCATCCTTTATTATAAAATCATCCCGGATTTTAAACTCGTACATCACAACCAGCGTGTAATGATCCGGGATGTTGCGCTGCTGGTGCTGGGGACAAACTTCCTGATGGGCCTGATCATCAGGGCTATCCGCCATGGTGGCGCCGGTACATTCGTGCCCCTGATCGTTTTTGGGGTGCTCATATGCATAGGTATTGTGCTGCCGGTTACCTGGTTTCTTTATATGTCCCGGCAGAAGCAGGTGACCACCGTAAAAAAATTGCAGACGGCGCTGGGCCACTCCGCCGCCAACCTGGATTTCCTGCGGGCGCAGATCAATCCCCACTTTTTGTTCAATGCGCTGAATACCTTATATGGCACTGCTTTACAGGAAGAAGCACCACGCACCAGCGAAGGTATCCAGAAGCTCGGCGATATGATGCGGTTTATGCTGCATGATAACCATCTGACTAAAATACCGTTAGACAAAGAAGTGGCGTACCTGCAAAACTATATCGATCTGCAACGGTTGCGGGTGATGTCTTCCCCTGATATCCTGATCGAAGTGAATATTGATGACAGCCAGTGCCAGCACGAAATAGCGCCGATGTTGCTCATTCCGTTCGTGGAAAATGCATTCAAACACGGTATCAGCCTGCGTAACCGGTCACGCATCGTGATTTCACTCAGCTGCAACAGCGAACAACTTTTCTTCGATGTATACAACAGCGTGCATCAGCGCCCGGAGAATGATCCTGAGCGCGACAGCATGGGCATTGGGCTCAACAATGTGAAAGAAAGACTGGCACTGCTGTATCCTAACCGCCATGAGTTAAGCATACGGCATACGACGACTGAATTTTTTGTACACCTGACCATAGATGTTAAAGATTAA
- a CDS encoding membrane or secreted protein encodes MRTLCLLLSFLCAFAVIGKAQDNIRGAWKSAHGGVNSILLITPNYFSITSYEDTSFIDTMGGTWKADGGSDVSVKIEFNTEERNQIGWEGTVPVSYENGKLVTTQSGGQRVEWTRVDNGDGPLAGSWKITGREQAGKMNTITPGARKTVKILTGTRFQWVAINTDTGEFFGTGGGTYTFENGVYTEKIDFFSRDNSRVGASLSFKGKVDGNSWDHSGLSSKGEPIHEVWTK; translated from the coding sequence ATGAGAACATTATGCCTTCTTTTATCTTTCCTGTGTGCCTTTGCAGTCATCGGGAAAGCGCAGGACAACATCCGCGGCGCCTGGAAATCGGCTCATGGCGGTGTGAACAGCATCCTGTTGATCACGCCGAATTATTTTTCCATCACCAGTTACGAGGACACCAGTTTTATTGATACCATGGGCGGCACCTGGAAAGCCGATGGCGGCAGTGATGTGTCCGTAAAAATAGAATTCAACACAGAAGAGCGTAATCAGATAGGCTGGGAAGGCACTGTGCCTGTTTCATATGAAAACGGGAAACTCGTTACTACCCAAAGCGGCGGCCAACGGGTGGAATGGACCCGCGTTGACAACGGTGACGGCCCCCTGGCCGGCAGCTGGAAAATCACCGGCCGGGAACAGGCCGGAAAAATGAACACCATCACGCCAGGTGCCCGCAAGACGGTTAAAATCCTTACCGGTACCCGCTTTCAATGGGTTGCTATCAATACTGACACCGGCGAATTCTTTGGCACCGGCGGCGGTACCTATACCTTCGAAAATGGCGTGTACACAGAGAAAATTGATTTCTTCTCCCGCGATAATTCCCGTGTGGGCGCTTCACTGAGTTTCAAAGGCAAAGTGGACGGCAATTCCTGGGACCACAGCGGTTTAAGCTCCAAAGGAGAGCCGATACATGAAGTATGGACGAAATAA